The genome window TGGAGGTCGGGTTTGATGATTCCTTCCTTTTGCCGTCCACCAACGATCGTGTGCCGTGTGTCTTTTTGCGAAATCATCGGGTCGTGAATTTAGACCCGAATGATCCGCTGTATGTCGGGAAAACGTTGAAGTCGGTTCTGGTTGCTGGCAGCACTCAGTATCCCGATGGAAAGAAAAATCCCGAAGCGATGACGTTTTATCGCAGCACGCATGATCATAACGGCAGTGTGATTAACGGTATCGGCCGCATCGGCTATCAGTCCGGCGGAAAGTCCGCCCTTTGGAAGGAAGAGGATATTACCGATGAATTTGTGAAAGAGGCCGAGGCGTATATTGCCCGACACAGGAATGAACCGTTCTTTCTCTATTACGCATCACATAACATTCATGTGCCGCGTGCGCCGCATCCGAGATTTCAGGGTAAAACAGATCTCGGATATCGCGGGGATGCCATGGTGGCATTTGATTGGGCGGTTGGGAAGATCCTGAAAACTCTCGAGGAGAATGGCCTGGCAGAGAACACGATTGTGATTTTTTCGAGCGATAACGGCCCGGTCTACGATGACGGCTACGAAGATGGGACAACGGTATACTGTTCGATGGAGGAAGCGGATCGCGGACACGATGGTTCGGGAATCTGGCGCGGAGGTAAATATCAGATTTATGAGGGCGGAACTCGTGTGCCGTTTATTATTCGGTGGCCGGGCGTCATTGACCCTGGCGTATCTGATGCCATGGTGAACCAGACCGATCTGCTGGCATCTTTTGCGGAGCTGTTAGATGTTGAATTGGAAGATGGCGAGGCGGTCGACAGCCGCAGTTCTCTGGCGGCATTTACCGGTCAATCAACAGTCGGTCATGAATTTATGATCGAGGAGTCGTTTGCGTTGGCTTTGCGGCAGGGAAACTGGAAATACATTGAGCCGGCCAGCCCCCGGTGGCCAAAGGGGCGCCCGGATGTTCCGGAAAGCCTTTATAACCTGGAGGATGATCCATCGGAGCAAAATAACCTGATTTTAAGTTGTCCGGAAAAAGCACAGGCAATGGCCCGGGTGTTGAAAGAGATGGAATTATCTGATGGTATTCGATAAGTTTTTACGGCTTGAAAAGTGTTGAACTTTAATTTTCCAAGGAATGGGAAACAACTTTTGATAAAAAAAATATAAGGAGAACGAAATGGGAATCGTAGACATTATCGTATTCGTCGGATTTATCGCGGCAGTTTTGTTTGTCGGCTTGTATAAGTCCAAGGGCGAGGATACGCATGGGGAGCAGGGGGCTTCGGACTACTTTCTGGCAGGTCGCGGGCTGACCTGGTGGCTGATCGGCTTTTCGCTGATTGCTGCCAATATTTCTGCTGAACAGTTTGTCGGCATGAGCGGGCAGGGTGCCGGGCTCTACGGACTGTCGGTATCAAGCTGGGAATGGATCGCGGCTATTACGCTGGTGGTGGTTGCTTTTGTACTTCTTCCGTACTTCCTGCGCTCCGGCATCACTACCATTCCTGAGTTTTTAGAGATTCGATACAACCATTGGGCGCGTTTGCTCATGACGGTGTCCATGATGCTGATTCTTATTGGTGTCAGTTTGATCGGTGTGATTTATGCCGGAGCATTGACCCTCAAACAGCTGATGTTTGAGTTCGACGTCAATCTCTCTCTGGCCGGCTGCTGCTGGGCGCTGGGAGCCATGGCCGCGATCTATGTGGCGGTTGGCGGACTTAAAGCCTGTGCATGGGCCGACCTGCTGCAGGGTTCCGCTCTGATTATCGGCGGCGGTGTCATTACGTATTTCGCCTTCAATGCTCTGAGCGCCACCGATCTGGGCCAGATGGTTTCGGCGACCGGGACCGCAGCCGCTATTGATCAGGGAGCCGGTGTCATTGAAAAGTTCAATGAACTCAACAGTTCTGCCATGCATATGGGAAGCAATCCGACGATGCCTTGGCTAATTCTCCTTCTCGGTATCTGGATCCCGAACTTTTACTACTGGGGGCTCAACCAGTATATTACCCAACGCATTCTCGGCTCCGCTTCTCTGGCCGAAGGACAGAAAGGTCTTGTGTTGGCAGGTTTCCTGAAACTGATCGTTCCGTTCGTGATCGTGATTCCGGGTATCATTGCATTCAATCTCTACCACAATGAAATGGAAGAAAACGCCGGAGATCATCTTGCTGTTTACGAGCAGGCCGCTGCTAATCCGGCCGCGGCAGTTCAGGTGTTCCAAATGGATCCGCGCTGGGAAAATGCGCATCCGGCCAAAGCGGCTGAAATCACTGCCTACAACACAGCGGTTACTGCTCGTGTAGGTGCTGACGCGGTGGAAACCGTTGAACTCAACCAGTACAAATATGACTCCGCCCTTGGCTTGCTGATCACCCGACTGATTCCGAAAAACAAAGGCATCCTCGGGTTTGTGATTGCCGCGCTGCTCGGAGCCATTGTTTCCTCTCTGGCTGCGGTGCTCAATGCAGCGTCCACACTGCTGACCATGGACGTCTATCAGCGCTAC of Tichowtungia aerotolerans contains these proteins:
- a CDS encoding sodium:solute symporter family transporter, which encodes MGIVDIIVFVGFIAAVLFVGLYKSKGEDTHGEQGASDYFLAGRGLTWWLIGFSLIAANISAEQFVGMSGQGAGLYGLSVSSWEWIAAITLVVVAFVLLPYFLRSGITTIPEFLEIRYNHWARLLMTVSMMLILIGVSLIGVIYAGALTLKQLMFEFDVNLSLAGCCWALGAMAAIYVAVGGLKACAWADLLQGSALIIGGGVITYFAFNALSATDLGQMVSATGTAAAIDQGAGVIEKFNELNSSAMHMGSNPTMPWLILLLGIWIPNFYYWGLNQYITQRILGSASLAEGQKGLVLAGFLKLIVPFVIVIPGIIAFNLYHNEMEENAGDHLAVYEQAAANPAAAVQVFQMDPRWENAHPAKAAEITAYNTAVTARVGADAVETVELNQYKYDSALGLLITRLIPKNKGILGFVIAALLGAIVSSLAAVLNAASTLLTMDVYQRYIDRKASQFKLVTMGRVFIGVFVVIGCVVSPLLANNSSVFEFIQKFQGYVSTGILAVFIYGLIFRRSARWIGVVGLCANPVFYHVLVSEWLFPEKHFLYSMSWSLLAVLALMWVLGLIFRGEKVEFSHNTTMDLTCSKGALIFGLIVCVMTVSLYVIFW
- a CDS encoding sulfatase family protein; translated protein: MRRRKRILLSGTLGLGAGLVFASTQVPEANRPNVVIIYGDDVGFGDIGVNGSKMIPTPNIDRLALEGLNFTDAHCSAATCTPSRFSLLTGVHAFRYGARVLPPDAPLLIPTDILTLPKLFKKAGYSTGVVGKWHLGIGDGENKVDWNGDVKPGPLEVGFDDSFLLPSTNDRVPCVFLRNHRVVNLDPNDPLYVGKTLKSVLVAGSTQYPDGKKNPEAMTFYRSTHDHNGSVINGIGRIGYQSGGKSALWKEEDITDEFVKEAEAYIARHRNEPFFLYYASHNIHVPRAPHPRFQGKTDLGYRGDAMVAFDWAVGKILKTLEENGLAENTIVIFSSDNGPVYDDGYEDGTTVYCSMEEADRGHDGSGIWRGGKYQIYEGGTRVPFIIRWPGVIDPGVSDAMVNQTDLLASFAELLDVELEDGEAVDSRSSLAAFTGQSTVGHEFMIEESFALALRQGNWKYIEPASPRWPKGRPDVPESLYNLEDDPSEQNNLILSCPEKAQAMARVLKEMELSDGIR